The Clostridia bacterium genome has a window encoding:
- a CDS encoding aminotransferase class I/II-fold pyridoxal phosphate-dependent enzyme has translation MNVPIYDAIKKYFSGNPVPFHMPGHKLGIGLPEEFLKDIVRMDLTEIPGTDNLHYPESVIAEAQEIAAEVFGSDHTFFLVNGSTCGIHAIIMSICEPGDKLIVSRDCHKSVINGLILAGAEPVYIKPQFDMDFGIPTVLLPSEVKQALENNPDAVGVLVTRPNYYGLCSDLEEIAEIVHSYGKVLAVDEAHGSHLRFDSRLPVSALDAGADICVQSAHKTLMAFTQGAYLHLKSQRVDTERLRFYLRLLQTTSPSYVIMASLDMTRAIMQYHGKTLMDRLLGMVNSFVQDISANENLPFRVFSAKRPEHGCTDITRIVINVEKTGCSGYEIEKILRLNNNIQVEMSDLYNIVCIAAVADRQEFYDRLYDSLCSIADRFKYTGTLADKRINILNIPRKEVSLKEAVNKKVVKLRLEDAVGRVSSATVTPYPPGIPVVCPGEILLQETVEYIYNIINRGGIVNGLGENHEINVV, from the coding sequence TTGAACGTTCCGATATATGATGCTATAAAAAAATATTTTTCCGGAAACCCTGTACCTTTTCATATGCCCGGGCATAAGCTGGGGATAGGACTGCCGGAAGAATTCTTAAAAGATATTGTAAGGATGGATTTGACGGAAATACCCGGGACAGACAATCTCCATTATCCTGAATCTGTCATAGCAGAAGCTCAGGAGATTGCTGCTGAGGTTTTTGGGTCAGACCATACCTTTTTTCTGGTTAATGGGTCTACATGTGGAATACATGCGATTATTATGTCTATCTGCGAACCTGGGGACAAGCTCATCGTATCGAGGGATTGTCACAAATCTGTAATTAACGGGCTTATACTTGCGGGTGCAGAGCCCGTCTACATAAAACCCCAATTTGATATGGATTTTGGGATACCCACTGTTTTGTTGCCGTCTGAAGTCAAACAAGCCCTTGAAAACAATCCCGACGCGGTGGGCGTTCTTGTTACCAGGCCAAATTACTACGGACTATGTTCAGACCTGGAAGAAATAGCTGAGATTGTACATTCATACGGGAAAGTTCTGGCTGTGGATGAAGCTCACGGCTCACACTTAAGGTTTGATTCCCGGCTTCCCGTTTCTGCTTTGGATGCGGGAGCCGATATTTGTGTCCAAAGTGCTCACAAGACGCTTATGGCTTTTACCCAGGGAGCGTATCTGCACTTGAAATCACAAAGGGTAGATACGGAAAGGCTGAGATTCTACTTGAGGCTGCTTCAGACGACAAGCCCATCTTATGTTATTATGGCATCTCTTGATATGACACGGGCTATTATGCAGTATCATGGCAAAACACTTATGGACCGGCTGCTTGGGATGGTAAATAGTTTTGTTCAGGATATATCTGCAAACGAAAACCTTCCTTTTCGTGTATTCAGCGCAAAAAGACCGGAGCATGGATGCACGGACATTACCCGAATAGTAATCAATGTAGAAAAAACAGGATGTTCAGGATACGAAATAGAAAAAATACTAAGGCTTAATAACAATATACAGGTTGAAATGTCAGACTTGTATAACATAGTGTGTATTGCGGCTGTCGCAGACAGGCAGGAATTTTATGACAGGCTGTATGACTCGTTGTGCAGCATCGCTGATAGATTTAAGTATACAGGCACTTTGGCCGATAAAAGAATAAATATACTAAATATTCCCCGGAAGGAAGTCAGCTTAAAAGAGGCTGTAAATAAAAAAGTTGTGAAACTAAGGCTTGAGGATGCTGTCGGTAGGGTCAGTTCAGCAACTGTCACCCCATATCCTCCCGGGATACCGGTTGTTTGTCCCGGGGAAATACTTTTACAGGAAACAGTTGAATATATATATAATATAATCAACAGGGGTGGAATAGTAAACGGACTTGGGGAAAATCATGAGATAAATGTGGTATAA